The following are encoded in a window of Sminthopsis crassicaudata isolate SCR6 chromosome 3, ASM4859323v1, whole genome shotgun sequence genomic DNA:
- the MYH14 gene encoding myosin-14 isoform X3: MAAASTARKAAGPVPEAAQPFLFAPRSGPGLGSSVGPPQVEWAARRLVWVPSELHGFEAAALRDEGPEEVEVELAESGRRLRLPRDQVQRMNPPKFSKAEDMADLTCLNEASVLHNLRERYYSGLIYTYSGLFCVVINPYKQLPIYTEAIVEMYRGKKRHEVPPHVYAVTESAYRSMLQDREDQSILCTGESGAGKTENTKKVIQYLAHVASSPKGRREPGAQTPASAVAYGELERQLLQANPILEAFGNAKTVKNDNSSRFGKFIRINFDVAGYIVGANIETYLLEKSRAIRQAKDECSFHIFYQLLGGAGEQLKEDLLLQPCSEYRFLTNGPASSPGQERELFHETLESLRVLGFTHEEIISMLRVVSAVLQFGNISLKKERHSDQATMPDNTAAQKLCRLLGLGVTDFSRALLSPRIKVGRDYVQKAQTKEQADFALEALAKASYERLFRWLVLRLNRALDRSPRQGASFLGILDIAGFEIFQLNSFEQLCINYTNEKLQQLFNHTMFVLEQEEYQREGIPWTFLDFGLDLQPCIDLIERPANPPGLLALLDEECWFPKATDKSFVEKVAQEQGGHPKFQRPRQLRDQADFSVLHYAGKVDYKANEWLMKNMDPLNDSVAALLHQSTDKLTAEIWKDVEGIVGLEQVSSLGDGGVPGGGRPRRGMFRTVGQLYKESLSRLMATLSNTNPSFVRCIIPNHEKRAGKLEPRLVLDQLRCNGVLEGIRICRQGFPNRILFQEFRQRYEILTPNAIPKGFMDGKQACEKMIQALELDPNLYRVGQSKIFFRAGVLAQLEEERDLKITDIIVSFQAAARGYLARRAFHRRQQQQSALRVMQRNCAAYLKLRHWQWWRLFTKVKPLLQVTRQDEVLQARAQELQKVQELQQQSARELGELQGRVLQLEEERARLSEQLRAEAELCAEAEETRGRLAARKQELERVVGMLEARVGEEEERSVQLETDKKRLQQHVQELEQHLEAEEGARQKLQLEKVTTEARLKKMEEDLLLLEDQNTKLGKERRLLEERLAEFSSQAAEEEEKVKSLNKLRHKYEAMMADMEERLKLEEKSRQELEKTKRRLDGESSELQEQMLEQQRRADELRAQLGRKEDELQAALARAEEESGSRAMLLKSLREAQAGLAEAQEDLEAERVARAKAEKQRRDLGEELEALRGELEDTLDSTNAQQELRTKREQEVSELKQALEEEARSHEAAVQELRQRHSQAVGELGEQLEQARRGKGVWEKARLALEAEVSELRSELSSLQASRQEGEQRRRRLEAQLQELQARAGEGERARTEAADKLQRAQAELDSVSGALSEAESKVIRLSKELSSAEVQFHDTQELLQEETRAKLALGSRVRGLESEAAGLREQLEEEAAARERAGRELQAAQAQLAEWRRRQEEEAGALEAGEEARRRAAREAEALTQRLAEKSEAAERLERGRRQLQQELDDVSMDLEQQRHLVSSLEKKQKKFDQLLAEEKAVSLRAVEERERAEAEGREREARALALARALEEEREAREELERQNRALRAEMEELLSSKDDVGKSVHEMERARRAAEQAAADLRAQVTELEDELMAAEDAKLRLEVTAQALKAQHERELQGRDEAGEERRRLLAKQLRDAELERDEERKQRALAVAARKKAELELEEVKAQVGSAGQGKEEALKQLRKTQAQMKELWREVEESRTSREEIFAQNRENEKRLKSLEAELLRLQEELAASDRARRQAQQDRDDLADEAAGGNLAKTALLEEKRQLEGRLGQLEEELEEEHGNLELLTDRYRKLLLQVESLTTELSAERSFSAKAESGRQQLERQMQELRSRLGEEDAGVKARHKMLIAALESKLAQAEEQLEQESRERILSGKLVRRAEKRLKEVVLQVDEERRVADQLRDQLEKGNLRLKQLKRQLEEAEEEASRAQAGRRRLQRELDDVTESAESMNREVTTLRNRLRRGPLTFTTRTVRQVFRLEEGVASDEEEGEEAGGASPPAPEPDAPPQSQPQ; the protein is encoded by the exons ATGGCCGCGGCTAGCACTGCACGGAAGGCAGCGGGCCCGGTGCCCGAGGCGGCCCAGCCCTTCCTGTTCGCCCCTCGCTCGGGCCCCGGGCTGGGGAGCAGCGTGGGGCCCCCGCAGGTGGAGTGGGCCGCCCGCCGCCTGGTGTGGGTGCCCTCAGAGCTGCACGGCTTCGAGGCGGCCGCCCTGCGGGACGAGGGCCccgaggaggtggaggtggagctGGCCGAGAGCGGGCGCCGGCTGCGGCTGCCCAGGGACCAGGTACAGCGCATGAACCCCCCCAAATTCAGCAAGGCCGAGGACATGGCCGACCTCACGTGCCTCAATGAAGCTTCCGTGCTGCACAACCTGCGGGAGAGATACTACTCAGGGCTCATCTAC ACGTACTCGGGCCTCTTCTGCGTGGTCATCAACCCTTACAAGCAGCTGCCCATCTACACGGAAGCCATTGTGGAGATGTACCGGGGCAAGAAGCGCCATGAGGTCCCGCCCCATGTCTATGCGGTCACGGAGAGTGCCTACCGCAGCATGCTGCAAG ACCGGGAGGACCAATCCATCCTGTGCAC gGGCGAGTCTGGGGCCGGCAAGACCGAAAACACGAAGAAGGTCATTCAGTACCTGGCCCACGTGGCCTCGTCCCCCAAGGGCCGGCGGGAGCCGGGGGCCCAG ACCCCGGCCAGCGCGGTGGCCTAT GGTGAACTGGAGCGGCAGCTGCTCCAGGCCAACCCCATCCTGGAGGCCTTCGGGAACGCCAAGACGGTCAAGAATGACAACTCCTCTCGCTTT GGGAAATTCATCAGGATCAACTTTGACGTGGCGGGCTACATTGTGGGAGCCAACATTGAGACCT ACTTGCTGGAGAAGTCGCGGGCTATCCGCCAGGCCAAGGATGAGTGCAGCTTCCACATTTTCTACCAGCTCCTTGGGGGAGCTGGGGAGCAGCTCAAAG AGGACCTGCTCCTCCAGCCCTGCTCTGAGTACCGCTTCCTCACCAACGGGCCGGCGTCGTCCCCGGGCCAGGAGCGCGAGCTCTTCCATGAGACCCTGGAGTCCCTGCGTGTCCTGGGCTTCACTCATGAGGAGATAATCT CCATGTTACGGGTGGTCTCCGCCGTCCTCCAGTTCGGAAACATCTCCCTGAAGAAAGAGCGCCATTCAGACCAGGCCACGATGCCAGACAACACAG CGGCCCAGAAGCTCTGCCGCCTGCTGGGTTTGGGGGTGACCGACTTCTCCCGAGCCCTGCTCTCGCCCCGAATCAAGGTTGGCCGTGACTATGTGCAGAAAGCTCAGACCAAGGAGCAG GCTGACTTTGCCTTGGAAGCCTTGGCCAAAGCCTCCTACGAGCGCCTCTTCCGCTGGCTCGTGCTCCGCCTCAACCGGGCCCTGGACCGCAGCCCGCGCCAGGGCGCCTCCTTCCTGGGTATCCTGGACATCGCTGGCTTCGAGATCTTCCAG CTGAACTCCTTCGAGCAGCTGTGCATCAACTACACCAACGAGAAGCTGCAGCAGCTCTTCAACCACACCATGTTCGTGCTGGAGCAGGAGGAGTACCAGCGCGAGGGCATCCCCTGGACCTTCCTGGACTTCGGCCTCGACCTGCAGCCCTGCATCGACCTCATCGAGAGGCCT gccaaCCCCCCGGGGCTCCTGGCCCTGCTGGACGAGGAGTGCTGGTTCCCCAAAGCCACCGACAAGTCCTTCGTGGAGAAGGTGGCCCAGGAGCAGGGCGGCCACCCCAAGTTCCAGCGGCCCCGGCAGCTGCGGGACCAGGCGGACTTCAGCGTGCTGCACTACGCCGGCAAG GTGGACTACAAAGCCAACGAGTGGCTAATGAAAAACATGGACCCGCTGAACGACAGCGTGGCCGCCCTCCTGCACCAGAGCACGGACAAGCTCACGGCCGAGATCTGGAAGGACG TGGAGGGCATCGTGGGCCTGGAGCAGGTGAGCAGCCTGGGAGACGGTGGGGTGCCCGGCGGGGGCCGCCCCCGGCGCGGCATGTTCCGGACGGTGGGCCAGCTGTACAAGGAGTCCCTGAGCCGGCTCATGGCCACGCTGAGCAACACCAACCCCAGCTTTGTGCGCTGCATCATCCCCAACCACGAGAAGAGG GCAGGAAAGCTGGAGCCCAGACTGGTGCTGGACCAGCTGCGCTGTAATGGGGTTCTCGAGGGGATCCGCATCTGTCGCCAAGGCTTCCCCAACCGGATCTTGTTCCAAGAATTCCGGCAGAG GTATGAGATTCTTACTCCCAACGCCATCCCCAAGGGCTTCATGGATGGGAAACAGGCCTGTGAGAAAATG ATCCAGGCCCTGGAGCTGGACCCCAATCTGTACCGGGTCGGCCAAAGCAAGATCTTTTTCCGGGCTGGCGTCCTGGCCCAGTTGGAGGAAGAACGGGACCTCAAGATCACAGACATCATCGTGTCCTTCCAGGCGGCCGCCCGCGGATACCTGGCCCGGAG AGCCTTCCAcaggaggcagcagcagcagagcGCTCTGCGTGTGATGCAGAGGAACTGCGCCGCCTACCTCAAGCTCCGCCACTGGCAGTGGTGGCGCCTCTTCACCAAG GTGAAGCCGCTCCTCCAGGTGACCCGCCAGGACGAGGTCCTGCAGGCGCGGGCCCAGGAGCTCCAGAAGGTGCAGGAGCTGCAGCAGCAGAGCGCCCGGGAGCTGGGCGAGCTGCAGGGCCGAGTGCTCCAG CTGGAGGAGGAGAGAGCCCGGCTCTCGGAGCAGCTGCGGGCCGAGGCCGAGCTGTGCGCCGAGGCCGAGGAGACCCGGGGGCGCCTGGCGGCCCGCAAGCAGGAGCTGGAGCGAGTGGTGGGCATGCTGGAGGCCCGTGTGGGCGAGGAGGAGGAGCGTAGCGTGCAGCTGGAGACCGACAAGAAGCGGCTGCAGCAGCACGTGCAG GAGCTGGAGCAGCATCTCGAGGCCGAGGAGGGGGCCCGGCAGAAGCTGCAGCTGGAGAAGGTGACGACGGAGGCCCGGCTGAAGAAGATGGAGGAGGACCTGCTGCTCTTGGAGGACCAGAACACCAAGCTGGGCAAG GAGCGGCGGCTGCTGGAGGAGCGTCTGGCGGAGTTCTCCTCCCAAGCggctgaggaggaagagaaggtgaAAAGCCTtaataaactgaggcacaagtACGAGGCCATGATGGCCGACATGGAAG AGCGGCTCAAGCTGGAGGAGAAGAGCCGGCAGGAGCTGGAGAAGACCAAGCGGCGGCTGGACGGGGAGAGCTCCGAGCTGCAGGAGCAGATGCTGGAGCAGCAGCGGCGTGCCGACGAGCTCCGGGCCCAGCTAGGCCGCAAGGAGGACGAGCTCCAGGCCGCCCTGGCCAG AGCCGAGGAAGAGAGTGGCTCGAGAGCCATGCTGCTCAAGTCCCTCCGAGAGGCCCAGGCCGGCCTGGCTGAAGCCCAGGAGGACCTGGAAGCCGAGCGGGTGGCCCGGGCCAAGGCCGAGAAGCAGCGGCGAGACCTAGGGGAGGAGCTGGAGGCCCTGCGGGGGGAGCTCGAAGACACCCTGGACTCCACCAACGCCCAGCAGGAGCTCCG CACCAAGCGGGAGCAAGAAGTGTCCGAGCTGAAGCAGGCGCTGGAGGAGGAGGCTCGCAGCCACGAGGCAGCGGTTCAGGAGCTGCGGCAGCGGCACAGCCAGGCAGTGGGCGAGCTAGGAGAACAGTTAGAGCAGGCGCGCCGG ggcaAAGGCGTATGGGAGAAGGCCCGGCTGGCCCTGGAAGCCGAGGTGTCCGAGCTGCGCTCCGAGCTGAGCAGCCTGCAGGCCTCGCGGCAGGAGGGCGAGCAGCGGCGCCGGCGGCTCGAGGCCCAGCTGCAGGAGCTGCAGGCCCGGGCGGGCGAGGGCGAGCGCGCGCGGACCGAGGCCGCAGACAAGCTGCAGAGAGCGCAG GCGGAGCTGGACAGCGTCTCAGGGGCACTGAGTGAGGCTGAGTCCAAAGTGATCCGGCTGAGCAAGGAGCTGAGCAGCGCCGAAGTCCAGTTCCACGACACCCAG GAGCTCCTGCAGGAGGAGACCCGGGCCAAGCTGGCCCTGGGCTCCCGGGTCCGCGGGCTGGAGAGCGAGGCCGCAGGCCTGCGAGAACAGCTGGAGGAAGAAGCAGCCGCCAGGGAGCGAGCCGGCCGGGAGTTGCAGGCGGCCCAGGCCCAG CTGGCGGAGTGGCGGAGGCGGCAGGAGGAAGAGGCGGGGGCCCTGGAGGCGGGAGAGGAGGCCCGCCGCCGGGCAGCCAGGGAAGCCGAGGCCTTGACCCAGAGGCTGGCGGAGAAGAGCGAGGCGGCCGAGCGACTGGAGCGGGGCCGGCGGCAGCTGCAGCAGGAGCTGGACGACGTCTCCATGGACCTGGAGCAGCAGCGGCACCTGGTCAGCAGCCTcgagaagaagcagaagaagttCGACCAG CTCCTGGCAGAGGAGAAGGCCGTGTCCCTGCGGGCAGTGGAAGAGCGGGAGCGGGCAGAGGCCGAAGGCCGGGAGCGCGAGGCCCGAGCCCTGGCGTTGGCCCGGGCTCTGGAAGAAGAGCGGGAGGCCCGAGAGGAGCTGGAACGCCAGAACCGGGCCCTGCGGGCAGAGATGGAGGAACTGCTGAGCAGCAAGGACGACGTGGGCAAGAGC GTGCACGAGATGGAGAGAGCCCGCCGCGCGGCGGAGCAGGCGGCCGCCGACCTTCGCGCTCAGGTCACGGAGCTGGAGGATGAGCTGATGGCCGCCGAGGACGCCAAGCTGCGCCTGGAGGTGACGGCCCAGGCGCTGAAGGCTCAGCACGAGCGGGAGCTGCAGGGCCGCGATGAGGCGGGCGAGGAGAGGAGGCGGCTGCTGGCCAAGCAG TTACGCGACGCCGAGCTGGAGCGGGACGAGGAGCGGAAGCAGAGGGCTTTGGCCGTGGCCGCCCGCAAGAAAGCCGAGCTGGAGCTGGAGGAGGTGAAGGCCCAGGTGGGCTCGGCGGGCCAGGGCAAGGAGGAGGCCCTGAAGCAGCTACGGAAGACACAG GCCCAAATGAAGGAGCTCTGGCGGGAAGTGGAGGAGTCTCGAACCTCCAGGGAGGAAATCTTCGCCCAGAACCGGGAGAATGAGAAGAGGCTCAAGAGCCTCGAGGCAGAGCTGCTGAGGCTGCAGGAG GAGCTCGCGGCCTCGGACCGGGCCCGGCGCCAAGCCCAGCAAGATCGGGATGACTTGGCGGACGAGGCAGCCGGCGGGAACCTAGCCAA GACCGCTCTCCTGGAGGAGAAACGGCAGCTCGAGGGGCGACTGGGCCAGCTGGAGGAGGAGCTGGAGGAGGAGCACGGGAACCTGGAACTGCTGACTGACCGCTACCGCAAGCTGCTGCTGCAG GTGGAGTCACTGACCACCGAGCTGTCGGCCGAGCGCAGTTTCTCCGCCAAGGCCGAAAGTGGGCGGCAGCAGCTGGAGCGGCAGATGCAGGAACTGCGGAGCCGTTTGGGAGAGGAGGATGCCGGGGTCAAGGCCCGCCACAAGATGCTCATCGCCGCCCTCGAGTCCAAGCTGGCGCAGGCCGAGGAGCAGCTGGAGCAGGAGAGCAG GGAGCGCATTCTCTCCGGGAAGTTGGTCCGAAGAGCCGAGAAGCGCCTGAAGGAAGTGGTTCTGCAGGTGGATGAGGAGAGGCGGGTGGCGGACCAGCTCCGGGACCAG CTGGAGAAGGGAAACCTGCGGCTGAAGCAGCTGAAGCGGCAGCTGGAGGAGGCCGAGGAAGAAGCGTCCAGGGCCCAAGCTGGGCGCCGGCGGCTGCAGAGAGAGCTGGATGACGTCACCGAGTCCGCGGAGTCCATGAACCGGGAGGTCACCACCCTGAGGAACCGGCTTCG GCGAGGACCCCTCACCTTCACCACTAGGACAGTGCGACAAGTCTTCCGCCTGGAGGAAGGGGTCGCCTCGgatgaagaggagggagaagaagcaGGAGGCGCCAGTCCCCCTGCTCCGGAACCTGACGCTCCCCCCCAATCCCAACCACAGTGA